Below is a genomic region from Brassica rapa cultivar Chiifu-401-42 chromosome A08, CAAS_Brap_v3.01, whole genome shotgun sequence.
TGCAGGGTGCTGGGAGGGCTTTCTCAGCCGGTGGTGATCTAAAGATGTTTTATGACGGCCGTGAGTCAAGTAAGAGGCCAAGAGAAAACATACTATCACTTTATCCTTAGAGAGTCTGTCATAGCTTAATGATGATGATAAGTCGTTTTTGGACAGAGGATTCTTGCCTTGAGGTTGTTTACCGGATGTACTGGCTTTGCTATCACATCCACACATACAAGAAAACTCAGGTGGAGTTTACTTAGTATATTTTGTATGAAAGTGTTCTCCTGAGGAGTATTAACTAACCAAATAGAGTTGTGTATAGGTTTCTCTAGTTAATGGAATATCGATGGGTGGAGGTGCATCATTGATGGTCCCAATGAAGTTCTCTGTTGTGACAGAGAAAACTGTGAGTTCATGAGTTTTAATCTGCTTCATATCTTATGTCTGTATAATAATAGTGTAGACTGtactattttgtttcatttgatTAGGTATTTGCAACTCCAGAAGCAAGTATTGGGTTTCATACTGATTGTGGCTTCTCTTACATCCATTCACGTCTTCCTGGTCATCTAGGTAACTTCTTTTTTGAGTTCCAAATTTACTTTGGTTAATCTCTGGTGTACTTAGAGTTTTATGTAACATCTGCAGGAGAGTTCTTGGCTTTAACTGGGGCAAGACTGAATGGCAAAGAACTTGTAGCAATTGGCATGGCAACACATTTTGTTCCTTCtgctgtgagtttttttttttttggaatgctTTCCTTATAGGATTATAAAAATGTGACCTCTCTTGCTTGAGATGCCTTCCTTACTCTTCTAAACATCATCTGCAACTTTTAGTAATGTTTGAAACCTGTGATGAGTGGATATGCTTTACCTTTAACATCTTTGCTCAATTTTCAGAAACTGGCTGATCTGGAGGCACGGCTTGTGGGTTTAGGCTCTGGGGACATGGATGTAGTTCGATCCACAGTTGAAGAGTTCTCCGAGAAAGTAGACCTTGACAAAGATAGCATCCTTAACAAGTAATACTCTTTTGTCATGCTTGATGTGTCATGTAATCAATCTTTTCTCCTTGTTGATATATAATCACAATGGACGTTGTTAACTTTGAAGCTATGGCTGATGTGCAGGCAGTCAATAATTGATGAGTGTTTCTCAAAAGAAAGTGTGAAGCAGATCATACAAGCATTTGTAAGTACATCTTATTTTCCCTATAACATGAGTCTATTCATCAGGTATTGAATATATATTTGTGGACCTCGAACACAGGAAGCTGAAGGGAGCAAAGAGGGGAACGAGTGGATAACACCAGTCATCAAAGGTCTGAAACGATCATCTCCCACAGGCTTGAAAATAACCCTACGATCTGTAAGTGTTTACATGATTTTACTCTTTTATCATATTCTCCTTGGGTGTAACTATCTCTTGTAAACATATGAGTCTTTATCTTATAGTTGAGCCTTGCTGTTTCTGTTACAGATTCGTGAAGGTAGGAAACAAACACTGAGTGAATGCCTCAAGAAGGAGTTTAGGATCACTGTGAATATCTTGAGGAGCACCATATCCCCTGACGTGTATGAGGTAAAAGAACAACacatttttggtttttcttctCAAGAAGACAGTAGCAAGCATCATGTATGTTTATCTCTGATTGTGTAATAACGTTGCAGGGTATAAGAGCTCTGACCATAGACAAAGACAATTCTCCCAAGGTATGTTAACACTCTTAGAACTGAGATCAGCAATATAACATACTAAGCAAAATTATATGGTTGGGTTTGGTGCAGTGGAGTCCAGCGACGTTGGATGAGGTGGCTGAGGAGAAGATCAACTTGGTGTTTGAGCCCTTGGAGGATGATATTGAGCTTCATATCCCTGAAACCGAAGAGAACAGGTTTGTTTAAGGGATAATATAAACTTTCGTGCATTAAGATCTTCCTTAGAAACAAAGACATTTTTATGTGTTTGATATTGATAGGTGGGGAGGCAAATACGAGACTTGAGGTTGTGCATGAGAGTACAAGAATAGAAGAGAAGAGATGATACTAGTATGTTGGTTTTGTGATTACATAATGTGTTGTTGCTACATGTTCAAACACTCTATGCAGTGTGATATGGTTTAATAAGGGTTGTTTATGTCTGAATTGATTTCTGTATTCTTGGCTGTTTTCTTGGTTGTTGGTGTTTAAAACACATATAATCATCCTAAAGACCAGATATGTAAACTCCAAACGTCTAAAATCTGAAAATGAGTTGTCAACAAAacttatttcttatactttgtGCAAAGGGAACAAAAGATGAGAAGCCTTTAAATAATATGACACGTTATATTAGATCTACAAATGGATGAAGCCATAAATTGTGTGGTGGATGTGAAAAAGGTGTATATTTGAGCCAAAAACATATAAACGTATGATAAACccaaaaatgaaatgaaaatatGGTTTGAGGCCCATAGACTATATAGTTTCAGAGATAAGCCCAATTATAAATCACAAATAAGAACCCTTAACCCAGTAGGATGTGAGGCCCAAGAA
It encodes:
- the LOC103836475 gene encoding 3-hydroxyisobutyryl-CoA hydrolase-like protein 5, which gives rise to MAQEGRNIIDEQVVVGEEKGFVRLATLNRPRQLNVISSEVVLKLAEYLETWEKDDKTKLILIKGAGRAFSAGGDLKMFYDGRESKDSCLEVVYRMYWLCYHIHTYKKTQVSLVNGISMGGGASLMVPMKFSVVTEKTVFATPEASIGFHTDCGFSYIHSRLPGHLGEFLALTGARLNGKELVAIGMATHFVPSAKLADLEARLVGLGSGDMDVVRSTVEEFSEKVDLDKDSILNKQSIIDECFSKESVKQIIQAFEAEGSKEGNEWITPVIKGLKRSSPTGLKITLRSIREGRKQTLSECLKKEFRITVNILRSTISPDVYEGIRALTIDKDNSPKWSPATLDEVAEEKINLVFEPLEDDIELHIPETEENRWGGKYET